The Nostoc sp. NIES-3756 DNA window CTGTGGTTCTGTCTAAGGCTGTTACCTGTAAAATTCCGTTGGCATCGATATCAAATGCTACTTGAATTTGGGGGATGCCTCGCGGTGCTGGGGGGATGCCGTAGAGTTTGAAACGTCCTAGTGATTTGTTATCACCTGCCATTTCTCGTTCACCTTGGACTACGTGAATCTCTACGGAGTTTTGGTTATTTTCTGATGTTGAGAAGATGTCAGAACGGCGAACGGGGATGGTGGTATTACGGGGGATGAGTTTTTTCATCACACCGCCGATCGCTTCCAAACCTAAAGATAAAGGTGTAACATCTAGCAGCAACACATCTTTAAATTGTCCTGCCAGAATGCCGGCTTGAATGGCTGCACCCATTGCCACCACTTCATCAGGGTTAACATTCTCGCTGGGTTCAATACCAATCAAGTCTCGCACTAGCTGTTTTACCATTGGCATTCTTGTAGAACCGCCAACTAGTACGACTTCCTCAATATCATCTGGTCTAAGTCCGGCATCTTTTAGCGCCCGTTTCACTGGGTTACGGACACGTCCTAATAAGTCGCTACACAAACCTTCAAATTGAGCGCGTGTTAAGCGAGTTTCTATGTGTTTGGGGCCTTCTTCGGTGGCGGTAATGAAGGGTAAGTTAATATCGGTGACGCTGACGGCGCTAAGTTCGATTTTAGCTTTTTCTGCGGCTTCCATCAAACGTTGCAACGCTTGGCGATCGCTCCGTCTTAAGTCTACACCCTCTGTCTCTAAAAATTGCTCTGCTAACCAATCGACAATTTTCTTATCAAAGTCATTTCCCCCTAGTTGGGTATCGCCACTGGTGGCTTTGACTTCAAATACTCCATCCCCAACTTCCAGAATCGATACGTCAAATGTCCCACCACCTAAGTCAAATACCAAGATAGTTTCTGTATCACCCCTGTCTAACCCATAAGCTAAAGATGCGGCTGTCGGTTCATTAAGAATCCGTAGCACTTCTAAACCAGCAATTCTGCCAGCATCACGGGTGGCTTGTCTTTGGGAATCGTTGAAATAAGCCGGCACTGTAATCACTGCACCTGTGACTGCTTCACCCAAATAAGCACTTGCATCATCTGCCAACTTCTTCAGCACCATTGCTGAAATTTCTTCTGGGGAAAAATCTTTACCCAAACGAGGGCAGGCAATTTTAATATTGCCGATTTCATCTTTACGGATTGTATAAGGTACGCGCTTAGATTCAGGGCTGAGCTCGGCATACCTGCGCCCAATAAAGCGTTTAGCTGCAAAAAAGGTGTTTTGGGGGTTGAGGACTGTTTGCCGCCGTGCCATTTGCCCTACTACCCTTTCGCCGTCTTTACTGAAACCGACAACGGAGGGGGTTGTTCGCATTCCTTCTGCATTGGCAATCACCACCGGCTTGCCACCCTCCATTACGGCGACTACTGAGTTGGTTGTACCCAAGTCGATGCCGACTACCTTGCCCATGCGTTACTCTTCTCCTAACTGTGTCTTACTATATATATTATGGTTGGGCAGAACTACCTCTAGCTTTTTGCTAAAGGATTAACTTGCCTTAATGGTATAACATTCGTCATTAGGGCAAAAAGTGGAGGAATTACAGCTTGAGGATTTAGTTGCAAGACTAGGATAACATTGACGATGCTTAGTATGTTCTAGCCTTTGTGAATGTTGTAGCCTCATCTGTGAACTTTTTGGCATCTTCAAGTTGGGATATCCACCCTCACCTTAATTGCTAGGTGTGTCAGTTGTCAGTTGTCATTTGCTTAGTTGTTTATTGATAAAAGTTTAATACTCTAACTAGTGTATGTGGTTTTAGAATATATGAAAGCTACTGACTATTAACCACTGACCACTGACAAATAGGTGAATTTAAAAGCCAGATTACATCATCACCTAACGCAGATAGCACGAGAACGTGACCCTTATCTAGCAACGGCTGGACATTTTTTTGTCCAAGAATACATTCTTCAAGAATTGTCCCAATGGGGAAGTGTGGAAATCCACACCTTTGGAGTAGGTAATAAGTCTTTTAATAATCTCATTCTCAATTTACCGTCCCAAGCCGTCGGTAAAAAACAACTACCACCTATTTTAATTGGTGCGCATTATGATGCTGTACCAGGAACGTCAGGGGCTGATGATAATGCTACAGGTGTAGTGGCTTTATTGGAATTAGGGAGAATATTTGCGGCTACGCCAGCTAAGTATCCGTTGCGGTTAGTGGCGTTTGATATGGAAGAATATGGTTTGTTGGGTAGTACCGACTATGCAAGGTTATTACGTCAACAACAGCAGCCGTTACGCTTGATGATGTCTTTGGAAATGTTGGGATATTGTGACTCTACCCCAGGTTCGCAGAGATATCCATCACCGTTGGAAAAGTTTTACCCGAATACAGGTGATTTTATTGCCTTAATTGGCAACTTACGCACCATCCCAGATTTAATTGGCATGAGTGGTAGTATCCGCCAGGCTGGAGTGTCAAGTCAATGGCTACCCGTACCAAATCGGGGTTTAATTGTGCCGCAAACTAGATTAAGCGATCATGCACCGTTTTGGGATGTGGGTTATCCAGCCATGATGGTGACAGATACAGCTTTTATGCGCAATCCTCATTATCATAAACCAACTGATGCGATCGCCACTCTTGATTTAGATTTTCTTACAGGTGTCTGTGAAGGTTTAGAACTGGCTATCAGGCGTTTATAGCATGGAACAGGCAATGAAACTGCTTGCTATAATCCTAATTTAAGCCAGCCAAATAATTGTCCAACCGTCAATTCTAAATCTAGAAAATCTGGTACTGGTAAAATATCATCAGCTTGCCGTTTGATTTCTGGTAATTGATTAGGTAGAAAACAAATTACAGCTTTTTCTTCTGGATCAATTAACCATCCTAAACCAGTTTGATGGCGTAGGCAAAAAAGGATATTATCGGTTACTTTTGTTTGTGATTGATCTGGTGAAAGAATTTCGATTGTCCAATCAGGAGAAGTTTCAAAAACATTAGATACTTCGCCATCTCTATCAAATGGTATTTTATCCCAGCGAAATACAGCAATATCAGGGACAATTGAACGTCCTGAAAATGTACATCTTAATTCGGGAAAAGCATAAGCAGTTTTATTCGCAAAACCTACCTCATTTATGCCATCTGCCAGCCGAATTTGTAAAGTGCTATGTTTCCCTTGAGGCATTGGTTTTTGATATATATAACCATCAATAAACTCGCTAGTTGGTTTTGTTTCGGGAAGTTCTAAAAATTCAGCTAGGCTTATAGGCTTACTGGCTATTTGCATAAGCTTTACTTGGGCAATATTTTAGAAATATAGGTAAAGGGTTCAAAACCTTAATATTCTTCGGATTTTCCTATTTTGCCGTACTCTATATGGTAACATTTGATGTTGTTACCAAACTAGATGATCGCCACTCTTGATTTAGATTTTCTTACAGGGGTGTGTGAGGGTTTCATTTAATAAGTAGCCTCTGAACAAATTTATTAAAATAAACTTTATCAAACTAACTCCTTAATCTTTCAGTTCTTCTGTTTCTTTAAAAATATCTTCATCATCTTCAATTTCATCAAATTCTTCTTCGTCCTCTTCAAAAGAGTCAAGTAAATCTCTAACTTCAGCAAAAGTCTCATCTGATTGAGAAGATTCTTTTATTTGCTCATCAATCAATTCAACTTCAGGTAATTTCACGTGAAACTCCTTTCTCCAATTAGAAATTAAAGCTTCATTCCAGTTAATTTCATTACTGACATCTTCTTTAGTACGTTTGATCAATTCTCTTACTCCATCAGAGGAATTAGACAATACCATTCTTATAAGCTCTATACATTTTTCATCTCCAGAGCCTGTATTAATCATGCTTATTTTTTCATTTGAGCGCACTAATATATTAGACCAATGTGCTGCCTTGCGCTCAAAAAAACCATCTTTATCCATTTTATTAATACTATAAGAGATGGCATCAAGAATTGCTGGAATGCGATACTCTATTCTTATTTTAAGTAGAAATCTTGAAATAGCAAAAAAAAGAATTTTCTGTCCTAAAAGAGTATATAATATATTGGAAAGACGTAATTCTTTGAT harbors:
- the dnaK gene encoding molecular chaperone DnaK; this translates as MGKVVGIDLGTTNSVVAVMEGGKPVVIANAEGMRTTPSVVGFSKDGERVVGQMARRQTVLNPQNTFFAAKRFIGRRYAELSPESKRVPYTIRKDEIGNIKIACPRLGKDFSPEEISAMVLKKLADDASAYLGEAVTGAVITVPAYFNDSQRQATRDAGRIAGLEVLRILNEPTAASLAYGLDRGDTETILVFDLGGGTFDVSILEVGDGVFEVKATSGDTQLGGNDFDKKIVDWLAEQFLETEGVDLRRSDRQALQRLMEAAEKAKIELSAVSVTDINLPFITATEEGPKHIETRLTRAQFEGLCSDLLGRVRNPVKRALKDAGLRPDDIEEVVLVGGSTRMPMVKQLVRDLIGIEPSENVNPDEVVAMGAAIQAGILAGQFKDVLLLDVTPLSLGLEAIGGVMKKLIPRNTTIPVRRSDIFSTSENNQNSVEIHVVQGEREMAGDNKSLGRFKLYGIPPAPRGIPQIQVAFDIDANGILQVTALDRTTGREQSITIQGASTLSEAEVNRMIQDAQKYADIDRERKERVEKRTRSEALILQAERQLREVALEFGMQFARNRRQRIDNISRELRDSLKENDDRGIDQAYADLQDALYELNREVRQYYAEDEDDDLFATIKDIFVGDKEKERDYPRDNYRERDSYNNRDYGRDYGRDSRPSYDNNNRPPRRPPRPSYQDNWDDDDDWL
- a CDS encoding M28 family peptidase, with the translated sequence MNLKARLHHHLTQIARERDPYLATAGHFFVQEYILQELSQWGSVEIHTFGVGNKSFNNLILNLPSQAVGKKQLPPILIGAHYDAVPGTSGADDNATGVVALLELGRIFAATPAKYPLRLVAFDMEEYGLLGSTDYARLLRQQQQPLRLMMSLEMLGYCDSTPGSQRYPSPLEKFYPNTGDFIALIGNLRTIPDLIGMSGSIRQAGVSSQWLPVPNRGLIVPQTRLSDHAPFWDVGYPAMMVTDTAFMRNPHYHKPTDAIATLDLDFLTGVCEGLELAIRRL
- a CDS encoding Uma2 family endonuclease, producing MQIASKPISLAEFLELPETKPTSEFIDGYIYQKPMPQGKHSTLQIRLADGINEVGFANKTAYAFPELRCTFSGRSIVPDIAVFRWDKIPFDRDGEVSNVFETSPDWTIEILSPDQSQTKVTDNILFCLRHQTGLGWLIDPEEKAVICFLPNQLPEIKRQADDILPVPDFLDLELTVGQLFGWLKLGL